A genomic segment from Streptomyces sp. NBC_01233 encodes:
- a CDS encoding lantibiotic dehydratase has product MTGTTVPFGDKWQVWEQFGLRGAGFPAAGVLRLAPEGLAVAADKFGAREALTGPRWRAFEEVFGEAAVGTARELQQIAAQPAFQTAVAWQNRAVLGRAIAPFVRWEPTAAGRTSGPRQREELVAHYWQRFCVKNDTIGFFGPVGWGRIDTAERGILVDPGEGLIARSEVYFSSWSMDALAKTIDTDPALRDWTAPRRVPFVRIDEQNGAQSVTLPGRPPQPITPPIHQVLTRCDGTRTARAIRQELAADLRPDQVTDILEELVKRRWIVWRLEIPATTYPEQYLRAWLEGIGDPAPRQHGLDLLGALERGRDRVQAVGDDVEELCAALAALESDFAELTDTAAQREKSEHTAPNRALVYSDCVRTATARVGTEVLAALAPLDLLMTSALWLTSRLADQVLGLAEQVYDRLAEAAGEGGRVDLAAFWFACMPILHGDAVTGAAEIQREFWRRWDGILGRPATDGRLRVASADIADRVREAFGERGASWTAARYLSPDVMIAVEDEEAAERGEFELVLGELHVATNTLGNSLFVNQHPAPEELFAQTGRDHPGPRLMPLLPKEHKSRLSARVRHFLVRPEDYYVALLDHTADPNRPRTVLSADVAVERREGRLVVVLPDGAVFDVLDVFSHALTTLVMDLCRLLPDADHSPRVTVDRMVLARETWRFTGAGLEFAREKSEARRFVRARRWWAGAELPRFVFVVSPSEPRPFFVDFESPAYVNLFAKAVRRLATKDPEGRLTLTEMLPTPEQSWLTDEQGNRYTSELRFVVVED; this is encoded by the coding sequence ATGACCGGGACAACAGTGCCGTTCGGTGACAAGTGGCAGGTGTGGGAGCAGTTCGGGCTCCGAGGGGCGGGCTTCCCGGCGGCCGGGGTGCTGCGGCTGGCGCCGGAGGGCCTGGCGGTGGCGGCGGACAAGTTCGGCGCCCGGGAGGCCCTCACGGGACCACGGTGGAGGGCCTTCGAGGAGGTCTTCGGCGAGGCCGCCGTCGGCACGGCCCGCGAGCTGCAGCAGATCGCGGCGCAGCCGGCCTTCCAGACCGCGGTGGCCTGGCAGAACCGCGCCGTGCTCGGCCGGGCGATCGCACCGTTCGTCCGATGGGAGCCCACCGCGGCGGGTCGCACCAGCGGGCCGCGCCAGCGTGAGGAGTTGGTGGCGCACTACTGGCAGCGGTTCTGCGTGAAGAACGACACCATCGGGTTCTTCGGCCCGGTCGGCTGGGGTCGGATCGACACCGCAGAGCGCGGCATCCTGGTCGATCCCGGCGAGGGCCTGATCGCACGGTCCGAGGTGTACTTCTCGAGCTGGTCGATGGATGCGCTAGCCAAGACCATCGACACCGACCCGGCGCTGCGAGACTGGACCGCCCCGCGCCGCGTCCCGTTCGTCCGCATCGACGAACAGAACGGCGCCCAGAGCGTCACCCTGCCCGGACGCCCCCCGCAGCCGATCACCCCGCCCATCCATCAGGTACTCACCCGCTGCGACGGCACCCGTACCGCCCGAGCGATCCGACAGGAGCTCGCCGCCGACCTGCGCCCCGACCAAGTCACCGACATACTCGAGGAGTTGGTCAAGCGACGCTGGATCGTCTGGCGCCTGGAAATCCCCGCCACCACCTACCCCGAACAGTACCTGCGGGCCTGGCTGGAGGGTATCGGCGATCCGGCGCCCCGGCAGCACGGTCTCGATCTGCTCGGCGCCCTGGAGCGCGGCCGGGACAGGGTGCAGGCGGTGGGGGACGACGTCGAGGAGCTGTGCGCGGCGCTCGCCGCGCTGGAGAGCGACTTCGCCGAACTGACCGACACCGCCGCGCAGCGCGAGAAGAGCGAGCACACGGCACCCAACCGGGCCCTGGTCTACTCGGACTGCGTCCGCACCGCGACGGCCCGGGTCGGCACCGAGGTGCTGGCGGCGCTGGCCCCGCTCGATCTGCTGATGACCAGCGCGCTGTGGCTGACCTCCCGGCTGGCGGACCAGGTGCTGGGCCTGGCCGAACAGGTCTACGACCGGCTCGCCGAGGCGGCGGGCGAGGGCGGCCGGGTAGACCTGGCCGCCTTCTGGTTCGCCTGCATGCCGATCCTGCACGGTGACGCGGTCACCGGGGCGGCGGAGATCCAGCGCGAGTTCTGGCGGCGCTGGGACGGGATTCTGGGCCGGCCCGCAACCGACGGTCGGCTCCGGGTGGCCTCGGCGGACATCGCCGACCGCGTCCGGGAGGCCTTCGGCGAGCGGGGCGCGAGCTGGACGGCGGCGCGTTACCTCAGCCCGGACGTGATGATCGCGGTGGAGGACGAGGAAGCGGCGGAGCGCGGTGAGTTCGAGCTGGTGCTCGGCGAGCTGCACGTCGCCACCAATACCCTCGGCAACTCGCTCTTCGTCAACCAGCACCCCGCGCCGGAGGAGCTGTTCGCGCAGACCGGCCGGGACCACCCCGGGCCCCGGTTGATGCCGCTGCTGCCCAAGGAGCACAAGTCGCGGCTCTCCGCCCGCGTCCGGCACTTCCTGGTGCGCCCCGAGGACTACTACGTCGCGCTGCTGGACCACACAGCCGACCCGAACCGCCCCCGGACGGTACTGAGCGCCGACGTCGCGGTGGAGCGGCGGGAGGGCCGGCTGGTCGTGGTGCTGCCCGATGGCGCGGTCTTCGACGTGCTGGACGTGTTCAGCCACGCGCTGACCACCCTGGTGATGGACCTCTGCCGACTGCTCCCGGACGCCGACCACTCGCCGCGCGTCACGGTGGACCGGATGGTGCTGGCCCGCGAGACCTGGCGCTTCACCGGCGCGGGCCTGGAGTTCGCCAGGGAGAAGAGCGAGGCCCGCCGCTTCGTCCGGGCCCGCCGCTGGTGGGCGGGGGCGGAGCTGCCCAGGTTCGTCTTCGTGGTGTCGCCGTCCGAACCCCGGCCGTTCTTCGTGGACTTCGAGAGCCCGGCGTACGTGAACCTCTTCGCCAAGGCCGTCCGCCGGCTGGCCACCAAGGACCCGGAGGGCCGGCTGACCCTGACCGAGATGCTCCCGACCCCCGAGCAGTCCTGGCTCACCGACGAGCAGGGCAACCGCTACACCTCGGAGCTGCGTTTCGTGGTGGTCGAGGACTGA
- a CDS encoding lantibiotic dehydratase, with amino-acid sequence MSETVLLPGGGWRLWSHFALRGPGFPAAGVLRLVPEGLAVAADKFGAREALTGPQWEGFEEAFGEAAVGTARELQQIAAQPAFRAAVAWQNRAVLRTGIAPFLAWTPSAAGRTSMPRQREELIAHYWQRFCVKNDTIGFFGPVGWGRIDTAERGILVDPGEGLIARSEVYFSSWSMDALAKTIDTDPALRDWTAPRRVPFVRIDEQNGAQSVTLPGRPPQPITPPIHQVLTRCDGTRTARAIRQELAADLRPDQVTDTLEELVKRRWIVWRLEIPATTYPEQYLRSALERVGDPAVREPALAKLLVLERGRDRVHAAGRDADELCAALAQLESDFAELTDTAAQREKSTRTAPNRALVYADCRRSATARVGTAVLGELTPLELCLTSARWMTNRFAEAVGGRITEAFHRLRTERKVVDLGSLWFECLPAPHGESIADIDRIQAELRARWSRIIDAPPGARQVRRSSAEIADQVREAFDEPGGGWSLARYISPDVMVVAQDLAAVGRGEFELVLGELHVAMNTLGASLFVMQHPDRQELIEETCTDFPGPRLVPMLPKELPLIKWSPRSRPALERPQDYSVALVDHTADPLRPRTVCSADVPVEERDGRLATVLPDGAVFDVLDVFSHALTNRVMDRFTLRADADHSPRVTVDRMVVARETWRFAASVLEFAREKSEARRFVGARRWSEENELPRYVFVVSPSEPRPFFVDFDSPVYVNIFAKAVRRLAAKAPDARLTVSEMLPTPEQAWLTDDLGNRYTSELRFVAVDRSVSPEGGV; translated from the coding sequence ATGTCTGAGACCGTACTTCTGCCCGGTGGCGGGTGGCGGCTCTGGAGCCACTTCGCGCTCCGCGGGCCCGGCTTCCCGGCGGCCGGGGTGCTGCGGCTGGTGCCGGAGGGCCTGGCGGTGGCGGCGGACAAGTTCGGCGCCCGGGAGGCCCTCACGGGACCGCAGTGGGAGGGGTTCGAGGAGGCGTTCGGCGAGGCCGCCGTCGGGACGGCCCGCGAGCTGCAGCAGATCGCGGCGCAGCCGGCCTTCCGCGCCGCGGTGGCCTGGCAGAACCGGGCCGTGCTGCGCACCGGGATCGCTCCCTTCCTGGCCTGGACGCCCAGTGCGGCGGGCCGCACCAGCATGCCGCGCCAGCGTGAGGAGTTGATCGCGCACTACTGGCAGCGGTTCTGCGTGAAGAACGACACCATCGGGTTCTTCGGCCCGGTCGGCTGGGGTCGGATCGACACCGCAGAGCGCGGCATCCTGGTCGATCCCGGCGAGGGCCTGATCGCACGGTCCGAGGTGTACTTCTCGAGCTGGTCGATGGATGCGCTAGCCAAGACCATCGACACCGACCCGGCGCTGCGAGACTGGACCGCCCCGCGCCGCGTCCCGTTCGTCCGCATCGACGAACAGAACGGCGCCCAGAGCGTCACCCTGCCCGGACGCCCCCCGCAGCCGATCACCCCGCCCATCCATCAGGTACTCACCCGCTGCGACGGCACCCGTACCGCCCGAGCGATCCGACAGGAGCTCGCCGCCGACCTGCGCCCCGACCAAGTCACCGACACACTCGAGGAGTTGGTCAAGCGACGGTGGATCGTCTGGCGCCTGGAAATCCCCGCCACCACCTACCCCGAACAGTACCTGCGCTCGGCGCTGGAGCGCGTCGGCGACCCCGCCGTGCGCGAGCCTGCCCTGGCCAAGCTGCTGGTTCTGGAGCGCGGCCGCGACCGCGTGCACGCGGCGGGCCGGGACGCCGACGAGCTGTGCGCGGCGCTCGCCCAGCTGGAGAGCGACTTCGCCGAACTGACCGACACCGCCGCGCAGCGCGAGAAGAGCACCCGCACCGCGCCCAACCGAGCCTTGGTCTACGCCGACTGCCGCCGCTCGGCGACGGCCCGGGTCGGCACCGCCGTGTTGGGCGAACTCACGCCGCTGGAGCTCTGCCTGACCAGCGCCCGGTGGATGACCAACCGCTTCGCCGAGGCCGTCGGCGGCCGGATCACCGAGGCCTTCCACCGGCTGCGCACCGAACGGAAAGTGGTGGATCTCGGCTCGCTCTGGTTCGAGTGCCTGCCCGCACCGCACGGCGAGTCGATCGCCGACATCGACCGCATCCAGGCCGAGTTGCGCGCCCGCTGGTCGCGGATCATCGACGCCCCGCCCGGCGCCCGGCAAGTCCGGCGCTCCTCGGCCGAGATCGCGGACCAGGTCCGGGAGGCCTTCGACGAGCCCGGTGGAGGCTGGTCGCTGGCGCGCTACATCAGCCCCGACGTGATGGTCGTCGCCCAGGATCTGGCGGCCGTCGGACGCGGCGAGTTCGAGCTGGTGCTCGGCGAGTTGCACGTCGCCATGAACACCCTCGGCGCCTCGCTCTTCGTGATGCAGCACCCGGACCGCCAGGAGCTGATCGAGGAGACCTGCACCGACTTCCCCGGCCCGCGCCTGGTGCCGATGCTGCCGAAGGAGCTCCCACTGATCAAGTGGTCACCGCGCAGCCGGCCCGCCCTGGAGCGCCCCCAGGACTACTCCGTCGCGCTGGTCGACCACACCGCCGACCCGCTCCGTCCCCGGACGGTGTGCTCGGCCGATGTGCCGGTGGAGGAGCGGGACGGCCGGCTGGCCACCGTCCTGCCCGACGGCGCGGTCTTCGACGTGCTGGACGTGTTCAGCCACGCGCTGACCAACCGGGTGATGGACCGCTTCACCCTGCGGGCCGACGCCGACCACTCGCCGCGCGTCACCGTGGACCGGATGGTGGTGGCCCGGGAGACCTGGCGATTCGCCGCCTCGGTGCTGGAGTTCGCCAGGGAGAAGAGCGAGGCCCGCCGCTTCGTCGGGGCCCGCCGCTGGAGCGAGGAGAACGAGCTGCCCCGGTACGTCTTCGTGGTGTCGCCGTCCGAACCCCGGCCGTTCTTCGTGGACTTCGACAGCCCGGTGTACGTGAACATCTTCGCCAAGGCCGTCCGCCGGCTGGCGGCCAAGGCCCCGGACGCCCGGCTGACGGTCTCGGAGATGCTACCGACCCCGGAACAAGCCTGGCTCACCGACGACTTGGGCAACCGCTACACCTCGGAACTGCGCTTCGTGGCCGTCGACCGGTCGGTGAGCCCGGAAGGCGGGGTCTGA
- a CDS encoding threonine ammonia-lyase, translated as MSSLGTRLGLDDVLAAADRISAQVRRTPLLTVRSLPGLLLKAEHLQHSGSFKLRGAANAMVGNGATEIVTGSSGNHGIAVAQLSGALGVGVTVVMAAGASAAKERVIRALGARVVRVDGGVAERDRHARELSGRYGALFVPSSDHELVVAGQGTSGLEVFEDVPDLDAIYVPTGGGGLLAGVCLAASALTRQVRIIGVEPVDARRYALSLAAGAPVEVPPSRTVADGLRGQRPGEIPHPIIQRRVDEMIGVTDEAITHAMELLHRAGVEAEPTGSVALAGALASADPALRGGRVAVIVSGGNTPAALAARNLPVNRPQIHFEHHSDNHTDQESP; from the coding sequence ATGAGCAGCCTGGGCACCCGACTCGGGCTCGACGACGTGCTCGCGGCAGCCGACCGGATCTCCGCCCAGGTGCGCCGCACCCCGCTGCTGACGGTGCGTTCGCTGCCCGGCCTCCTACTGAAGGCCGAACACCTCCAGCACAGCGGCTCGTTCAAGCTGCGGGGCGCCGCGAACGCCATGGTCGGGAACGGCGCCACCGAGATCGTCACCGGCTCGTCCGGCAACCACGGGATCGCGGTCGCCCAGCTGAGCGGCGCGCTGGGCGTCGGTGTCACCGTCGTGATGGCCGCCGGGGCCAGCGCGGCCAAGGAGCGGGTGATCCGCGCGCTCGGCGCACGCGTCGTCCGGGTGGACGGCGGCGTGGCCGAGCGCGACCGGCACGCCCGGGAGCTCTCCGGCCGTTACGGGGCGCTCTTCGTGCCGTCCTCCGACCACGAGCTGGTGGTGGCCGGTCAGGGCACCTCGGGCCTGGAGGTCTTCGAGGACGTGCCGGACCTCGACGCGATCTACGTACCGACCGGCGGCGGCGGCCTGCTCGCGGGTGTCTGCCTGGCCGCCTCCGCCCTGACCAGACAGGTGCGGATCATCGGCGTCGAGCCGGTGGACGCCAGACGCTACGCCCTCTCACTCGCGGCGGGCGCCCCCGTCGAGGTGCCGCCGAGCCGGACGGTCGCCGACGGGCTGCGCGGCCAGCGGCCGGGCGAGATCCCGCACCCGATCATCCAGCGGCGGGTCGACGAGATGATCGGCGTCACCGACGAGGCGATCACGCACGCGATGGAGCTGCTGCACCGCGCGGGCGTCGAGGCCGAGCCGACCGGGAGCGTGGCGCTGGCGGGCGCGCTGGCTTCGGCCGACCCGGCGCTGCGCGGCGGCCGGGTCGCCGTCATCGTCTCCGGCGGTAACACACCCGCCGCACTGGCCGCCCGGAACCTCCCGGTGAACCGTCCCCAGATCCACTTCGAGCACCACTCCGACAACCACACTGATCAGGAGTCACCATGA
- a CDS encoding phosphopantetheine-binding protein: MSTMNATKVDAAALPELIASFYRETLGDESLDTSSDFFEAGGDSLSAFQITARLREAIGIEVAVALVFTYPSPEDLATVVAEDLEALEDIADLKDTADADRL, translated from the coding sequence ATGAGCACGATGAACGCGACCAAGGTCGATGCGGCGGCGCTCCCCGAGCTGATCGCCTCCTTCTACCGCGAGACACTGGGCGACGAGAGTCTCGACACCAGCAGCGACTTCTTCGAGGCGGGCGGCGACTCGCTCAGCGCCTTCCAGATCACCGCCCGACTGCGGGAGGCGATCGGCATCGAGGTCGCCGTGGCGCTGGTCTTCACCTACCCGTCGCCCGAAGACCTTGCGACGGTCGTCGCCGAGGACCTCGAAGCCCTTGAAGACATCGCAGACCTCAAAGACACCGCAGACGCCGACCGGCTCTGA
- a CDS encoding TauD/TfdA family dioxygenase, with translation MSMGLEVGTHADGMTLNRADTLAVEEVARALLSTAGSRIDDAAWLREAGRRWHDLPVSLRKSLAAFRRDSGPAGAFVIRGLPVDPALVPGTPMVSGSVQREATVAAAALMLVTNTLGDPISFRPEKSGAMVHDVIPVPGNEEFQGNEGSVHLTFHNENVFHPHRPDYVLLLCLRADHDRVAGLRTASIRQVARLLSDESREVLFRPEFVSAPPPSFGLPPGESQPHAVLSGAPEDPDVQVDFAATGPLTRRADAAMRELQALFAEHALTHYLTPGDLAIVDNRVTVHGRTGFTPHYDGRDRWLQRTFAVQNLRRSRVHRADDGHVLVG, from the coding sequence ATGTCGATGGGCCTCGAGGTCGGCACCCATGCCGACGGGATGACCCTGAACAGAGCCGACACGCTGGCGGTCGAAGAGGTGGCGAGAGCGCTGCTGTCGACGGCCGGCAGCCGGATCGACGACGCGGCATGGCTGCGGGAGGCCGGGCGGCGCTGGCACGACCTGCCGGTCTCGCTGCGGAAGTCGCTGGCGGCCTTCCGGCGCGACTCCGGCCCCGCCGGGGCGTTCGTGATCCGGGGACTGCCGGTGGACCCGGCACTCGTCCCCGGGACGCCGATGGTGAGCGGTTCGGTGCAGCGGGAGGCGACCGTCGCCGCGGCCGCGCTGATGCTCGTCACCAACACGCTGGGCGATCCGATCTCCTTCCGGCCGGAGAAGTCCGGCGCGATGGTGCACGACGTCATCCCGGTGCCCGGCAACGAGGAGTTCCAGGGCAACGAGGGATCGGTGCATCTGACCTTCCACAACGAGAACGTCTTCCACCCGCACCGCCCGGACTACGTCCTGCTGCTCTGCCTGCGGGCCGACCACGACCGGGTGGCCGGGCTGCGGACGGCCTCCATTCGGCAGGTGGCCCGGCTGCTGAGCGACGAGAGCCGCGAGGTGCTGTTCCGGCCGGAGTTCGTCAGCGCCCCACCGCCCTCGTTCGGCCTGCCCCCGGGGGAGTCGCAGCCGCACGCGGTGCTGAGCGGCGCACCCGAGGACCCGGACGTCCAGGTGGACTTCGCGGCCACCGGCCCGCTGACCCGGCGGGCCGACGCCGCGATGCGGGAGCTGCAGGCCTTGTTCGCCGAGCACGCGCTCACCCACTACCTGACCCCCGGTGACCTCGCGATCGTGGACAACCGGGTGACGGTGCACGGGCGGACGGGGTTCACCCCGCACTACGACGGCCGGGACCGCTGGCTGCAGCGCACCTTCGCCGTCCAGAACCTGCGCCGGTCGCGCGTCCACCGGGCGGACGACGGGCACGTACTGGTCGGCTGA
- a CDS encoding ornithine carbamoyltransferase — translation MPHPPRRHLISINDLSYEDMHGIVQRGVEYASGRCEDARPLRDAVVGVLFRKTSTRTRTAFSAGALRLGGQLISYGPGDLQENTGETVEDTAEVLSRMLDVLVARTAGSEAELRAFASQQRMAVVNAMSAAEHPTQALADLTTLQGRFGRIEGLRVLYVGEGNNTASALTLALSRYRNTTLHLRTPPGYGVEQRFLDRAAVDAKSSGATVDQRHDMTGLPTVDVVYTTRWQTTGTAKADPDWRSVFAPFQVDEAVMAGSPDAVFMHDLPAHRGDEVTAEVLDGPTSIAYEQAENKYHSARAVLEWCAGGSRRGSVDV, via the coding sequence ATGCCCCACCCGCCACGCCGCCACCTGATCTCCATCAACGACCTCAGCTACGAGGACATGCACGGGATCGTGCAGCGGGGCGTCGAGTACGCTTCCGGCCGGTGCGAGGACGCCCGCCCGCTGCGGGACGCCGTCGTCGGCGTTCTCTTCCGCAAGACCTCCACCCGCACCCGGACGGCCTTCTCGGCCGGCGCGCTGCGCCTCGGCGGACAGCTGATCAGCTACGGCCCGGGGGATCTCCAGGAGAACACCGGTGAGACCGTCGAGGACACCGCCGAGGTGCTCTCCCGGATGCTCGACGTCCTGGTGGCCAGGACTGCCGGCAGCGAGGCCGAGCTGCGCGCCTTCGCCTCCCAGCAGCGGATGGCCGTGGTCAACGCGATGAGCGCCGCCGAGCACCCGACCCAGGCGCTCGCCGATCTCACCACGCTGCAGGGCCGGTTCGGGCGGATCGAGGGCCTGCGGGTGCTCTACGTCGGCGAGGGCAACAACACCGCATCCGCCCTCACCCTCGCGCTCTCCCGGTACCGAAACACCACGCTGCACCTGCGGACACCGCCCGGCTACGGTGTGGAGCAGCGCTTCCTGGACCGCGCGGCGGTGGACGCCAAGAGCAGTGGGGCGACGGTCGACCAGCGGCACGACATGACCGGCCTGCCGACCGTCGATGTGGTCTACACCACCCGGTGGCAGACCACGGGGACGGCCAAGGCCGACCCCGACTGGCGCAGCGTCTTCGCGCCGTTCCAGGTGGACGAGGCGGTGATGGCGGGCAGCCCCGACGCCGTGTTCATGCACGACCTGCCCGCGCACCGGGGCGACGAGGTGACCGCCGAGGTGCTGGACGGGCCCACGAGCATCGCGTACGAGCAGGCCGAGAACAAGTACCACAGTGCGCGGGCCGTCTTGGAGTGGTGCGCGGGCGGCTCACGCCGGGGGTCCGTCGATGTCTGA
- a CDS encoding amino acid adenylation domain-containing protein codes for MDSTFVDDIGVHAACDPLAPALVTPGGVVSYGELFDRIDRLARALVRRGVGPEAVCAVAVERGAQAVVAMAAVARAGGAFLTLDVDLPGPRLAAMVESAGATFLVTDSALEERLALPVEGPAVLIDRLDATAGEPDVPLPPVEPCTLAYVSHTSGSTGTPNAVLIEHRGLTSYLRFVARDYGLGPRTIAVQLAPLGYDASIRDTFAPLAAGGRLVLVERSALLRADEFLATIRTFRVNTVLSATPSFLTFLTQHEGGADRLRGVKLVVSSGESLRPFLTAGGRRAFTGRLVNQYGPTECTMTSTRYDVPADPETAADPVGTPIDGVTAQLLDTGLRPVRDGEVGELHLGGVGVARGYAGRPGHTADRFRPDPAGPAGARMYRTGDLARRRPDGTLEYLGRSDRQIKIRGYRVDPAEIEGALLTHPAVTGAVVTADTDGRGRVFLVAHVTGRLAEVADTVLRAHLAESLPHYMMPRRFDRIERVPITGTGKADRAALGPRAVTGVTGVTATTATTAADGAR; via the coding sequence GTGGACAGCACATTCGTCGACGACATCGGCGTGCACGCCGCATGCGATCCGCTGGCCCCCGCCCTGGTCACCCCCGGCGGCGTGGTCTCCTACGGTGAACTGTTCGACCGGATCGACCGGTTGGCCAGGGCGCTGGTCCGGCGCGGGGTGGGCCCGGAGGCGGTGTGTGCCGTCGCCGTCGAGCGCGGCGCGCAGGCCGTCGTCGCGATGGCCGCCGTGGCGCGCGCGGGCGGCGCCTTCCTCACCCTCGACGTGGACCTGCCGGGCCCGCGCCTGGCCGCCATGGTCGAGAGCGCGGGGGCCACGTTTCTGGTGACCGACAGCGCCCTCGAAGAGCGGCTCGCCCTCCCCGTCGAGGGCCCGGCCGTCCTGATCGACCGCCTCGACGCGACAGCCGGCGAACCGGACGTACCCCTACCGCCCGTCGAGCCGTGCACACTGGCCTACGTCAGCCACACCTCGGGGTCGACGGGCACTCCGAACGCCGTCCTGATCGAGCACCGGGGCCTCACCTCGTACCTGCGATTCGTCGCCCGCGACTACGGGTTGGGGCCGCGCACCATCGCGGTGCAGCTGGCCCCGCTCGGCTACGACGCCTCGATCCGGGACACCTTCGCCCCGCTGGCGGCCGGCGGGCGCCTCGTCCTGGTGGAGCGCTCCGCGCTGCTGCGGGCCGACGAGTTCCTGGCCACCATACGGACCTTCCGTGTCAACACCGTGCTGAGCGCGACCCCGTCCTTCCTCACCTTCCTCACCCAGCACGAGGGGGGCGCCGATCGGCTGCGCGGCGTGAAGCTGGTGGTCTCGAGCGGGGAGTCCCTGCGGCCCTTCCTCACGGCAGGCGGCCGACGGGCGTTCACCGGCAGGCTGGTGAACCAGTACGGCCCAACCGAGTGCACCATGACCTCGACCCGGTACGACGTGCCGGCCGACCCCGAGACGGCGGCCGACCCGGTCGGCACGCCCATCGACGGGGTGACCGCCCAGCTGCTCGACACCGGGCTGCGGCCGGTGCGGGACGGGGAGGTCGGTGAACTCCATCTCGGCGGCGTGGGCGTGGCCCGTGGCTACGCCGGCCGGCCCGGGCACACCGCCGACCGCTTCCGGCCCGACCCGGCGGGGCCGGCCGGAGCCCGGATGTACCGCACCGGCGACCTGGCCAGGCGGCGGCCGGACGGCACCCTGGAGTACCTCGGCCGGAGCGACCGACAGATCAAGATCCGGGGCTACCGGGTGGACCCGGCCGAGATCGAGGGCGCGCTGCTCACCCACCCCGCCGTCACCGGCGCGGTGGTCACCGCCGACACCGACGGCAGGGGCCGGGTCTTCCTGGTCGCCCATGTCACGGGCCGGCTGGCCGAGGTCGCGGACACCGTGCTGCGCGCGCACCTGGCCGAGAGCCTGCCGCACTACATGATGCCGCGCCGGTTCGACCGGATCGAGCGCGTCCCGATCACCGGCACCGGCAAGGCCGACCGGGCTGCGCTCGGACCGCGCGCCGTGACAGGCGTGACAGGCGTAACGGCCACGACGGCCACGACAGCTGCGGACGGGGCCCGATGA